A stretch of Paenibacillus mucilaginosus 3016 DNA encodes these proteins:
- a CDS encoding SDR family oxidoreductase, whose protein sequence is MSTTQKDKMTMPAQHQDRQPGLESEMTPKPVAKDRKYKGSGKLLGKVAIITGGDSGIGRAAAACYAAEGADVAIIYLNEHDDAKETQRLVEEEGTRCMLIAGDIGQEQFCFEAVRKVVEKFGKLDILVNNAAEQHPQKSITEISQEQLERTFRTNIFSMFYMTKAAMPHLKEGAAIINTASITAYRGQPTLLDYSSTKGAIVAFTRSLSMNLADKGIRVNGVAPGPIWTPLIPSTFDAEKVAEFGGSQPMKRPGQPEELGPAYVFLASDDSSYMSGQFLHINGGEIING, encoded by the coding sequence ATGAGCACGACGCAGAAGGACAAAATGACGATGCCCGCACAGCACCAGGACCGGCAGCCCGGTTTGGAAAGCGAAATGACACCGAAGCCGGTGGCCAAAGACCGCAAGTACAAAGGCAGCGGCAAGCTGCTCGGCAAGGTGGCGATCATCACCGGCGGTGACAGCGGGATCGGGCGCGCTGCCGCGGCCTGCTATGCAGCGGAAGGCGCGGACGTGGCGATCATCTACCTGAACGAGCATGATGATGCCAAAGAGACGCAGCGTCTCGTGGAAGAGGAAGGCACGCGCTGCATGCTGATCGCGGGCGACATCGGCCAGGAGCAGTTCTGTTTCGAGGCCGTACGGAAGGTCGTGGAGAAGTTCGGCAAGCTGGATATTCTCGTCAATAACGCAGCGGAGCAGCATCCGCAGAAGTCGATCACCGAGATTTCGCAGGAGCAGCTTGAGCGCACGTTCCGCACGAACATTTTCTCGATGTTCTATATGACCAAGGCCGCGATGCCGCACCTGAAAGAAGGGGCCGCGATCATCAATACCGCATCGATCACGGCGTACCGTGGACAGCCGACCCTGCTCGATTATTCGTCGACGAAGGGCGCGATCGTCGCCTTTACCCGCTCCCTGTCGATGAATCTGGCGGACAAGGGCATCCGCGTGAACGGCGTGGCGCCGGGGCCGATCTGGACACCGCTCATTCCTTCGACGTTCGATGCGGAGAAGGTGGCGGAGTTCGGCGGCTCTCAGCCGATGAAGCGCCCGGGTCAGCCGGAGGAGCTCGGTCCGGCGTACGTCTTCCTGGCCTCGGACGATTCTTCTTACATGTCCGGCCAATTCCTGCATATCAACGGCGGGGAGATTATCAACGGGTAA
- a CDS encoding efflux RND transporter periplasmic adaptor subunit — MALPQRKTWIVAGLAVVLAGGGTYVYLQQKPQSAAAVSQEKTTDVKKGTIRSTVSGTSQFEARDLQNIIAPADGTIKTLNLTRNQAVKQGDVLVVVSDPELDNQLSEAQSTLATLQSDLADLQAEQGSMTITAPVSGEITLSSNVDAGGSVNKSGRFATITDTSVLTVKLPFLVDDALQLKAGDEVELEADGFSLSRTGKVLSVSKQVRGDAAGNKLVDVEIEIENDGTLDEGMNIEGSVQIGGREAESTAKAALAYDEVEPVFAAASGTILDLKVKTGDTVKKGAVLAVLGSDTLADDIEDKITAIDKQQQQITLLEERIAKLTLTAPFDGVFSTDFADKKKNVLASYPVGSTIEANTLLGGVASLDTMQLPIQVDELDLPNVKVGQKAEVTVDSISGKVFEGEVSQVSTVGTTTNGVTFFDVVISVKNSGELRNGLTATAEILVQDKQDIITLPVEALQRSKGKRTVTVLKADGTKETREVKTGISNKTSIEITEGLQEGEKVVIPVRQTTQNGSQADIERIRQMMQQGGGTGGFPAGGGGFPAGGTGGTGGTGAAGGQR; from the coding sequence ATGGCACTACCACAACGCAAGACTTGGATCGTCGCCGGACTGGCCGTGGTGCTGGCCGGAGGGGGGACCTACGTCTATCTCCAGCAGAAACCGCAGAGTGCGGCAGCTGTCAGTCAAGAGAAGACAACGGATGTGAAAAAAGGAACGATCCGTTCCACCGTCTCCGGCACGTCGCAGTTCGAAGCCAGGGATCTGCAGAACATCATCGCTCCGGCCGACGGGACGATCAAGACGCTGAACCTGACCCGCAACCAGGCGGTCAAGCAGGGGGATGTGCTCGTGGTCGTATCGGACCCCGAGCTCGATAATCAGCTCAGTGAAGCCCAGTCCACGCTGGCTACGCTCCAATCCGACCTGGCGGATCTCCAGGCCGAGCAGGGCAGCATGACCATTACGGCTCCGGTGTCCGGTGAAATCACGCTCTCGAGCAATGTTGATGCGGGCGGCAGCGTGAACAAGTCGGGGCGCTTCGCCACGATTACGGATACGTCCGTGCTGACGGTGAAGCTTCCGTTCCTCGTAGATGATGCATTGCAGCTCAAAGCGGGCGACGAGGTGGAGCTGGAGGCCGACGGCTTCTCTCTCAGCCGTACGGGCAAAGTGCTCTCCGTGAGCAAGCAGGTCCGCGGGGATGCGGCCGGCAACAAGCTCGTCGACGTCGAGATCGAGATCGAGAACGACGGTACGCTGGACGAGGGCATGAACATCGAGGGATCCGTGCAGATCGGCGGCCGGGAAGCGGAGTCGACGGCGAAGGCCGCTCTCGCTTATGACGAGGTGGAGCCGGTGTTCGCAGCGGCGAGCGGAACGATCCTCGACCTGAAAGTGAAGACGGGGGATACCGTCAAGAAGGGAGCCGTGCTCGCGGTGCTCGGCAGCGATACGCTTGCCGACGATATCGAAGACAAGATCACGGCAATCGACAAGCAGCAGCAGCAGATCACGCTGCTCGAGGAGCGGATCGCGAAGCTGACGCTGACGGCGCCGTTCGACGGGGTCTTCTCCACCGACTTTGCGGACAAGAAGAAGAACGTGCTGGCGAGCTATCCGGTCGGTTCGACGATCGAAGCCAACACGCTGCTCGGCGGTGTAGCTAGCCTCGATACGATGCAGCTGCCGATCCAGGTCGACGAGCTCGACCTGCCGAACGTCAAGGTGGGGCAGAAGGCGGAAGTGACCGTCGATTCGATCTCCGGCAAGGTGTTCGAGGGCGAGGTCAGCCAGGTCTCTACCGTCGGTACGACGACCAACGGGGTTACGTTCTTCGACGTGGTCATCTCGGTCAAGAACTCCGGGGAGCTGCGCAACGGTCTGACCGCTACTGCGGAAATCCTCGTACAGGATAAGCAGGATATCATTACCCTTCCGGTGGAAGCTCTCCAGCGTTCCAAGGGCAAGCGGACCGTCACGGTGCTGAAGGCGGACGGGACCAAGGAAACCCGTGAAGTGAAGACGGGCATCAGCAACAAGACGTCCATTGAAATTACCGAAGGGCTGCAGGAAGGCGAGAAGGTCGTCATTCCAGTGCGCCAGACGACGCAGAACGGCTCCCAGGCCGATATCGAACGGATCCGGCAGATGATGCAGCAGGGCGGCGGCACAGGCGGCTTCCCGGCAGGCGGCGGAGGCTTCCCGGCCGGCGGTACGGGCGGCACAGGCGGCACGGGCGCGGCTGGCGGACAGCGGTAA
- a CDS encoding ABC transporter ATP-binding protein: MIELRNICKEYARGAEKLRILDDLTLEVERGDLVAIVGPSGSGKSTLMNTIGLLDVPTSGTYKLDGVSTEKMSDNQLAELRNKKIGFIFQQFNLLPRLTAIENVELPMIYSGVPAKKRRELALQMLELLGMGQRGHHKPSELSGGQQQRVAIARALAMSPALLLADEPTGALDSKTGIEVLELIKKLNEQGNTIVLITHDLHIAENARRVVSIRDGRIVSDVRNAPIPGAPAAELKAGVTV; the protein is encoded by the coding sequence ATGATCGAACTACGCAACATATGCAAAGAATACGCCCGCGGCGCCGAGAAGCTCCGAATCCTCGACGACTTGACCCTGGAGGTGGAGCGGGGCGATCTCGTGGCGATCGTCGGGCCGAGCGGCTCCGGCAAATCGACCCTTATGAATACGATCGGGCTGCTGGACGTGCCGACCTCCGGCACCTATAAGCTCGACGGCGTTTCGACGGAGAAGATGTCCGACAACCAGCTCGCCGAGCTGCGCAACAAGAAGATCGGATTCATCTTCCAGCAGTTCAACCTGCTGCCCCGGCTGACGGCAATCGAGAACGTGGAGCTGCCGATGATCTACTCCGGTGTTCCGGCGAAGAAGCGCAGGGAGCTGGCGCTCCAGATGCTGGAGCTGCTCGGCATGGGCCAGCGCGGCCACCACAAGCCGAGCGAGCTCTCGGGCGGACAGCAGCAGCGTGTGGCGATCGCCCGCGCCCTGGCGATGTCGCCGGCCCTGCTGCTCGCCGATGAGCCGACGGGCGCCCTGGATTCCAAAACGGGGATCGAGGTGCTCGAGCTCATCAAGAAGCTGAACGAGCAGGGCAATACCATCGTGCTCATCACGCATGACCTGCATATCGCGGAGAATGCGAGAAGAGTCGTCTCGATCCGCGACGGCCGGATTGTCTCGGACGTGCGGAACGCTCCGATACCCGGAGCGCCTGCGGCCGAACTGAAAGCGGGCGTGACGGTATGA
- a CDS encoding ABC transporter permease produces the protein MKASELIRMALRTVISSPMRTMLTMLGVIIGVASVVTLVSIGRGTTAQIEKQYEALGTNMMVVNVLGNGRATQLNYDELMELELLPEFSAIAPTMTKNSNIKYDRTQESHTLVATNDRYIDIMKGEVADGRFLVDADSELRSQVVVLGSEVATELFGTEDPIGESVNIDGVVFEIVGTLKSKGSNSTGTSLDNSVFVPLETARRAFKLGAIRTTYVEAPSNEEIYTAQATMKQYLTYKFKSDTGFTLSNQDELMNSRKEASSSLTNQLISVACISLLVGGIGIMNIMLVTVSERTREIGIRKSIGAKRRNILLQFLVESAVISGLGGFIGLALGSGLALAWPYLNPKQPTELSMDIGLYAFLFSVLVGIIFGLYPANKASKLRPIDALRTD, from the coding sequence ATGAAGGCTTCAGAACTGATCCGCATGGCCCTGCGCACGGTGATCTCTTCCCCGATGAGGACGATGCTCACCATGCTGGGAGTCATTATCGGCGTCGCCTCCGTCGTGACGCTCGTGTCGATCGGTCGGGGCACCACAGCCCAGATCGAGAAGCAGTATGAGGCGCTCGGCACGAACATGATGGTCGTGAACGTGCTCGGGAACGGGCGGGCAACGCAGCTGAACTACGACGAGCTGATGGAACTGGAGCTCCTCCCGGAGTTCTCGGCCATCGCCCCTACAATGACGAAGAATTCGAATATCAAATATGACCGTACGCAGGAAAGCCACACGCTCGTCGCAACGAACGACCGGTATATCGACATCATGAAAGGCGAGGTGGCCGACGGCCGCTTCCTGGTCGATGCCGATTCGGAGCTCCGCAGCCAGGTAGTGGTGCTTGGCAGCGAGGTGGCGACCGAGCTCTTCGGCACGGAGGACCCGATCGGCGAATCGGTTAACATCGACGGCGTCGTCTTCGAGATCGTCGGCACGCTGAAGAGCAAGGGCTCGAACAGCACGGGCACCTCGCTCGACAATTCGGTGTTCGTCCCGCTGGAGACCGCCAGACGCGCCTTCAAGCTGGGGGCCATCCGTACGACCTACGTGGAGGCGCCGAGCAACGAAGAGATCTATACGGCGCAGGCCACCATGAAGCAGTACCTGACTTATAAATTCAAAAGCGATACGGGCTTCACCCTCTCGAACCAGGATGAGCTCATGAATTCCCGGAAGGAAGCGTCGAGCTCCCTGACCAACCAGCTCATCAGCGTGGCGTGCATCTCGCTGCTCGTCGGCGGGATCGGGATCATGAACATCATGCTCGTGACGGTCAGCGAGCGGACGCGCGAGATCGGCATCCGCAAGTCGATCGGCGCCAAGCGGCGCAACATCTTGCTGCAGTTCCTCGTGGAGTCGGCGGTCATCAGCGGACTCGGCGGATTCATCGGACTAGCGCTCGGGTCCGGTCTTGCGCTGGCCTGGCCGTACCTCAATCCGAAGCAGCCGACGGAGCTGTCGATGGACATCGGCTTGTATGCCTTCCTGTTCTCCGTGCTGGTCGGGATCATCTTCGGCCTGTATCCGGCGAACAAAGCATCGAAGCTCCGTCCGATCGACGCGCTGCGCACCGACTAA
- a CDS encoding DUF4352 domain-containing protein: MKKIWNKSLLYALAVTTALGSIALPSSARAGKEGVFLANDTYFTLERVSVASGSSSLMQFTLKLHNGSSSVIDFNRYGVRVLDAAGNRYPARLTGKLSARVQPGADQEFPFYSELGNLPSAEGLKVDLFEWNGSGTDGIRDIGALNASVDVPAAAEPGTQAVISLQDADTSLDSEGFVTVKRGDAYETVESGKRYLYVDLAFKNDSGSDLTLPSALQYRLRDAQGYSYEGSLLTGDSSVLPSGRYGRAHGPHAGSDGRSGGVRRHEPAALDRCFRRRRSACEPAGGRSFSGDGPWRRARADRQQ; encoded by the coding sequence TTGAAAAAGATATGGAACAAATCGCTGCTTTACGCCCTGGCGGTGACCACGGCACTCGGCTCGATCGCACTGCCGTCGTCCGCCCGGGCCGGCAAGGAAGGCGTCTTCCTTGCGAACGATACTTACTTCACGCTGGAGCGTGTCTCGGTTGCCTCCGGCAGCTCCTCGCTCATGCAGTTTACCCTGAAGCTGCATAACGGCAGCTCGTCGGTCATCGACTTCAACCGCTACGGCGTCCGCGTGCTGGATGCGGCGGGCAACCGCTATCCGGCCCGCCTCACAGGCAAGCTGAGCGCACGTGTGCAGCCGGGGGCCGACCAGGAGTTCCCGTTCTACTCGGAGCTCGGAAATCTGCCGTCGGCGGAGGGCCTGAAGGTCGATCTCTTCGAGTGGAACGGCAGCGGCACGGACGGGATCCGGGATATCGGCGCGCTGAACGCATCGGTCGATGTTCCGGCCGCGGCCGAGCCGGGCACCCAGGCGGTGATTTCCCTACAGGACGCCGACACCAGCCTGGACAGTGAAGGCTTCGTTACCGTAAAGCGCGGAGACGCCTACGAGACGGTGGAGAGCGGCAAGCGCTACCTCTATGTGGATCTCGCGTTCAAGAATGACAGCGGCTCGGATCTGACGCTCCCATCCGCTCTGCAGTACCGCCTGCGCGACGCCCAAGGCTACTCATATGAGGGCTCGCTGCTCACCGGCGATTCCTCCGTGCTTCCGTCCGGGCGGTACGGTCGTGCGCACGGTCCGCATGCTGGCTCCGACGGTCGAAGCGGCGGCGTCCGGCGCCATGAGCCTGCAGCTCTGGACCGATGCTTCCGGCGACGAAGAAGTGCTTGCGAGCCTGCCGGTGGCCGGAGCTTCAGCGGCGACGGCCCTTGGCGGCGAGCGCGCGCTGACCGGCAGCAATGA
- the chrA gene encoding chromate efflux transporter, translated as MQQSSQTEQETNSQSSPAEAPASPGLWKLFTVALRLGLTSFGGPAAHLGYFRQEYVVRRRWIDERTYADLVALCQFLPGPASSQVGMGIGLLRGGIAGALTAWLGFTLPSVLALTLFAFAVQGGAAASSPWLHGLKLVAVAVVAQAVIGMGAKLAPDRSRRTLALLAAAAALLWQAPYSQVALIAAAGLFGLWAFRSGGAQQEAPASLHIPVSRRAGAVSLGLFFVLLIGLPWLRTAVDNPSLALFDIMYRAGSLVFGGGHVVLPLLDRELVPGGWMNSETFLAGYGAAQAVPGPLFTFASYLGAAAMGWQGAVVATLAIFLPAFLLILGALPFWADLRTSPRAQGALAGINAAVVGILLAAWYQPIWMTAVLRPADFAAAALLYGMLEFWKLPPWVVVIAGALLGSGLGYLPGA; from the coding sequence ATGCAGCAGTCTTCGCAAACGGAACAAGAAACGAATTCGCAGTCTTCACCCGCAGAGGCTCCGGCCTCTCCCGGACTGTGGAAGCTCTTCACAGTCGCCCTGCGCCTCGGGCTGACCTCGTTCGGAGGGCCTGCCGCCCACCTCGGATACTTCCGCCAGGAGTACGTGGTCCGGCGCCGCTGGATCGACGAGCGCACCTATGCCGACCTCGTCGCTCTCTGCCAGTTCCTGCCGGGGCCCGCCAGCTCCCAGGTGGGCATGGGTATCGGCCTGCTGCGCGGCGGAATCGCCGGAGCCCTCACGGCCTGGCTGGGCTTCACGCTGCCCTCCGTGCTGGCCCTGACGCTCTTCGCCTTCGCGGTGCAGGGCGGGGCGGCCGCCTCCAGCCCGTGGCTGCACGGGCTGAAGCTGGTGGCGGTCGCCGTCGTCGCCCAGGCCGTCATCGGCATGGGCGCCAAGCTGGCGCCGGACCGCTCCCGGCGGACGCTGGCCCTGCTCGCTGCAGCGGCCGCGCTGCTGTGGCAGGCGCCCTACAGCCAGGTCGCGCTCATCGCGGCGGCGGGGCTGTTCGGCCTCTGGGCCTTCCGCAGCGGGGGCGCGCAGCAGGAGGCTCCCGCCTCCCTGCACATCCCCGTGAGCCGGAGAGCGGGGGCGGTCAGCCTTGGGCTGTTCTTCGTCCTCCTGATCGGCCTGCCCTGGCTCCGTACCGCCGTCGACAATCCGTCGCTGGCGCTCTTCGACATCATGTACCGCGCAGGCTCACTTGTCTTCGGCGGCGGCCACGTCGTTCTCCCGCTGCTGGACCGCGAGCTTGTCCCGGGCGGGTGGATGAACAGCGAGACCTTCCTCGCCGGCTATGGCGCCGCCCAGGCGGTGCCCGGTCCGCTCTTCACCTTCGCCTCGTATCTGGGTGCGGCCGCGATGGGCTGGCAGGGGGCCGTCGTCGCGACCCTCGCCATCTTCCTGCCGGCGTTCCTGCTGATCCTGGGCGCGCTGCCGTTCTGGGCGGACCTGCGGACCAGCCCGCGGGCACAGGGGGCGCTGGCCGGCATCAACGCGGCGGTCGTGGGCATTCTGCTCGCGGCCTGGTACCAGCCGATCTGGATGACGGCCGTGCTGCGGCCCGCCGATTTTGCCGCTGCGGCGCTGCTGTACGGCATGCTCGAATTCTGGAAGCTGCCGCCGTGGGTGGTCGTTATCGCAGGGGCGCTCCTCGGCAGCGGATTGGGTTATCTTCCGGGTGCCTAA
- a CDS encoding winged helix-turn-helix transcriptional regulator, with protein sequence MRNRKAGYGLCQGDNAYGCPVEATLDVIGGKWKGVILYHLTGGTVRFNEFRRLMPGITQRMLTLQLRELESDGLIRREVFQEIPPRVEYSLTDLGRTLEEIILAMRAWGEKYQRLSARDGAAEDAGR encoded by the coding sequence ATGCGCAACCGCAAAGCAGGCTACGGGCTCTGCCAAGGGGACAACGCCTACGGCTGCCCGGTCGAAGCGACGCTGGACGTCATCGGAGGCAAGTGGAAGGGAGTCATTCTCTATCATTTGACCGGAGGCACCGTGAGGTTCAACGAATTCCGCCGCCTCATGCCCGGCATTACGCAGCGGATGCTGACCCTCCAGCTCCGTGAGCTGGAGAGCGACGGACTGATCCGCCGGGAGGTGTTTCAGGAGATCCCGCCGAGAGTGGAGTATTCGCTGACGGATCTAGGCCGTACGCTGGAAGAGATCATCCTGGCGATGCGGGCTTGGGGCGAGAAGTACCAGCGCCTCTCCGCGAGGGACGGGGCGGCTGAGGACGCTGGTCGCTGA
- a CDS encoding ABC transporter substrate-binding protein, whose protein sequence is MKPFKLIPLLLAVPLIFAGCGSKETPASGNSTGGTAPAATEKKVYKIGITQIVEHPSLNATREGFLAALKDSGLVEKDNLQVDYQNAQGDSTNNLTIAQKFASDKKDLVLAIATPSALAAVQSVKDAPVLFAAITDPVGAKLVKSLDKPGGNVTGAADTHPDAVPKLMDLIASDFPKVKTVGIVLNEGEPNAAVMAKNAETALAKHNIKVLKAAVTNSSEVKQAADSLAGKVDAFYITLDNTVVSAVDTMIKVANDKKIPLFSSDRDTVERGATATYGFKYYDHGYQAGKMAVEILKNGAKPGDMKVTYPDKLDLIINLDAAKAQGVEITDALKGKVQDPKNLLSGSAK, encoded by the coding sequence ATGAAACCATTCAAGCTCATCCCTCTCCTTCTTGCGGTTCCGCTCATCTTCGCGGGCTGTGGATCCAAGGAAACCCCGGCTTCCGGCAACAGCACCGGCGGGACGGCACCGGCAGCCACCGAGAAGAAGGTCTATAAGATCGGCATCACCCAGATCGTCGAGCATCCTTCGCTCAACGCGACCCGTGAAGGGTTCCTGGCGGCGCTGAAGGACAGCGGATTGGTAGAGAAGGACAACCTTCAGGTAGATTACCAGAACGCCCAGGGCGATTCAACCAATAACCTGACGATCGCCCAGAAGTTCGCATCGGATAAGAAGGATCTCGTACTGGCCATTGCTACGCCGTCCGCACTGGCGGCCGTGCAAAGCGTGAAGGACGCTCCCGTGCTCTTCGCAGCGATTACCGATCCAGTGGGAGCCAAGCTCGTGAAGAGCCTCGACAAGCCGGGCGGGAACGTGACCGGAGCGGCGGACACGCATCCGGATGCCGTGCCGAAGCTCATGGATCTGATCGCCTCCGACTTCCCGAAGGTGAAGACGGTCGGGATCGTCCTGAACGAGGGCGAGCCGAATGCGGCCGTGATGGCGAAGAACGCCGAGACGGCACTGGCCAAACATAATATCAAGGTGCTCAAGGCGGCTGTCACGAACTCTTCCGAAGTGAAGCAGGCGGCGGATTCCCTGGCCGGCAAGGTCGATGCGTTCTACATCACCCTCGACAACACGGTTGTCAGCGCGGTGGATACCATGATCAAGGTAGCCAACGACAAGAAGATTCCGCTCTTCTCCTCAGACCGGGATACCGTGGAGAGAGGCGCTACGGCCACGTACGGCTTCAAGTACTATGACCACGGCTACCAGGCGGGCAAGATGGCGGTTGAGATTCTGAAGAACGGCGCGAAGCCGGGCGACATGAAAGTCACCTATCCGGACAAGCTCGATCTCATCATCAACCTGGATGCCGCCAAGGCGCAGGGCGTAGAGATTACCGACGCGCTGAAGGGCAAGGTACAGGATCCGAAGAACCTGCTCAGCGGTTCGGCGAAATAA
- a CDS encoding ABC transporter permease — translation MLDIIEGSGELGLLYALMALGVYITYRILDFPDLTVDGSFTTGGAIAAVLITGGTPPLLATAAAFAGGMIVGACTGLLHTKGKINALLSGILMMIALYSINLRVMDKKANISLFGTESLLSDVPKHWIIPTVGIVVVLIKFALDWFLHTDLGLALRATGDNPRMVRSFGVHTDNTIIVGVSLSNGLVALSGALITQYSEFADVNMGIGMIVIGLASVIIGEALFGARTIIRATLAVLLGAIVYRLIVALALQIGLEASDMKLMTALIVIAALTIPKIRASIRQRTFIRKRAAEIERTAAAQSSQGGVR, via the coding sequence ATGTTGGACATTATCGAAGGCTCCGGAGAGCTGGGTCTGCTCTATGCCTTGATGGCGCTTGGCGTCTACATTACCTACCGGATTCTGGATTTTCCCGACCTTACGGTCGATGGCAGCTTCACGACGGGCGGCGCCATCGCGGCCGTACTGATCACCGGAGGCACGCCTCCACTTCTTGCAACGGCGGCTGCCTTTGCAGGCGGCATGATCGTCGGCGCCTGCACGGGCCTGCTGCACACCAAGGGTAAGATTAACGCGCTGCTGTCGGGGATTCTCATGATGATAGCGCTGTATTCGATCAACCTGCGGGTCATGGACAAGAAAGCGAACATTTCCCTGTTCGGTACCGAATCGCTGCTCAGTGATGTGCCGAAGCACTGGATTATTCCTACAGTGGGTATTGTGGTCGTGCTGATCAAATTCGCGCTGGACTGGTTCCTGCATACGGATCTTGGCCTGGCACTGCGTGCCACCGGGGACAACCCGCGCATGGTCCGCAGCTTCGGGGTCCATACGGACAACACGATTATTGTGGGCGTGTCTCTCTCGAACGGCCTGGTTGCGCTCTCCGGTGCGCTCATCACCCAGTATTCGGAATTTGCCGACGTTAACATGGGGATCGGGATGATCGTCATCGGTCTGGCCTCCGTCATCATCGGCGAAGCGCTGTTCGGCGCGCGGACGATTATCCGGGCGACCTTGGCGGTGCTGCTCGGTGCCATCGTCTACCGCCTGATCGTCGCGCTGGCGCTGCAGATCGGACTGGAAGCGTCCGACATGAAGCTGATGACGGCGCTGATCGTAATCGCGGCACTGACGATTCCGAAGATCCGTGCATCCATCCGGCAGCGGACGTTCATCCGCAAGCGGGCTGCGGAGATCGAGCGTACGGCCGCCGCCCAGAGCTCCCAGGGAGGTGTACGGTAA
- a CDS encoding ABC transporter ATP-binding protein, with product MLRIENVTKLFNPGTPDEKVALSRINLHLNEGDFVTVIGSNGAGKSTLMNLISGVMTPDLGSVQIEGKAVEGLPEHRRSQWIGRVFQDPMAGTAPTMTIEENLALAYSRSKPRGLSIGVTGSKRKFFREQLWRLGIGLDKRLNAKVGLLSGGERQALSLLMATFTRPRILLLDEHTAALDPSRAELITTLTESIVSEMKLTTLMVTHNMEQAIRLGNRLIMMDKGSIILDVPPEKKSGLTVEGLLKEFERIRGEKLADDRVVLG from the coding sequence ATGCTGAGAATCGAGAATGTAACAAAGCTGTTCAACCCGGGCACCCCGGATGAGAAGGTGGCGCTGTCCCGCATTAACCTGCATCTGAACGAAGGCGACTTCGTAACTGTGATCGGGTCCAACGGGGCAGGCAAATCGACCCTGATGAACCTCATCTCGGGTGTCATGACGCCGGATCTCGGCAGCGTGCAGATCGAAGGGAAGGCGGTTGAAGGCCTGCCGGAGCATCGCCGCAGCCAGTGGATCGGCCGGGTCTTCCAGGACCCGATGGCCGGTACGGCGCCTACCATGACAATCGAGGAGAACCTGGCGCTCGCGTATTCGCGAAGCAAGCCCAGAGGACTCTCCATCGGCGTCACCGGGAGCAAGCGCAAGTTCTTCCGCGAGCAGCTGTGGCGGCTCGGTATCGGCCTCGACAAGCGGCTGAACGCCAAGGTCGGACTGCTCTCCGGCGGGGAGCGCCAGGCGCTCAGTCTGCTCATGGCGACGTTCACGCGGCCGCGCATCCTGCTGCTCGACGAGCATACGGCAGCCCTGGACCCGTCCCGTGCGGAGCTCATTACCACGCTGACGGAATCCATCGTCTCGGAGATGAAGCTTACCACGCTGATGGTCACCCACAACATGGAGCAGGCGATCCGGCTCGGCAACCGCCTCATCATGATGGACAAGGGCTCGATCATCCTCGACGTGCCGCCGGAGAAGAAGAGCGGACTGACCGTCGAAGGCCTGCTGAAGGAATTCGAACGGATCCGCGGTGAGAAGCTGGCGGACGACCGGGTTGTCTTGGGCTAA